A window of the Gossypium hirsutum isolate 1008001.06 chromosome A05, Gossypium_hirsutum_v2.1, whole genome shotgun sequence genome harbors these coding sequences:
- the LOC107958150 gene encoding uncharacterized protein isoform X2 — protein sequence MEAGLPMLNCLLQHTLRSLCSYSDSSSSSSSSSSKWVYAVFWRILPRNYPPPKWDYGGSALDRSKGNKRNWILVWEDGFCDFHECERAGSGYVKGRFGADIFFKMSHEVYNYGEGLVGKIAADNSHKWVHKEIPNENDPGFISSWNMSIEPPKAWTSQFNSGIQTIAIISVREGIIQLGSLDKMVEDLNLVISIQRKFSYLQSIPGVFAIQRPYLPIQHPYALKPNNQMPEHHETTTICHDDKRQFGGTKRLIEERPEDSPIKSINLGWNSPQNGIIGPPFWSIPPLLPTVSCSLGALLSKLPSVIPSYSVSEPPEINIINQTNNTNQRGKADNGGSFGEVPIAETKIEASNQLEAADEEKPRTVKANLVLQDDAVVELGFGPLKD from the exons ATGGAAGCTGGACTTCCAATGCTTAACTGTCTCTTGCAGCACACGCTACGGAGCTTGTGTTCATattcagattcttcttcttcttcttcttcttcttcatcaaagTGGGTTTATGCAGTGTTTTGGAGGATACtgcctcgaaattatccaccacCAAA GTGGGATTATGGAGGGAGTGCACTTGATCGTTCCAAAGGAAACAAAAGAAACTG GATTCTTGTATGGGAAGATGGGTTTTGTGATTTCCATGAATGTGAGCGTGCTGGAAGTGGTTATGTAAAGGGAAGGTTTGGAGCTGATATTTTCTTCAAAATGTCACATGAAGTTTATAACTATGGAGAAGG ATTAGTAGGGAAAATTGCAGCAGATAACAGTCACAAATGGGTGCATAAAGAAATCCCAAATGAAAATGATCCAGGCTTCATCTCCTCCTGGAATATGTCTATTGAACCT CCAAAGGCATGGACATCACAGTTCAATTCAGGCATTCAG ACAATTGCCATCATTTCTGTCAGAGAAGGGATCATTCAACTTGGTTCATTGGACAAG ATGGTGGAAGATCTTAATCTGGTGATCAGCATACAGAGGAAATTCAGCTATCTCCAGAGTATACCTGGTGTATTCGCCATTCAAAGACCATACTTGCCGATTCAACATCCGTACGCCCTTAAACCAAATAACCAGATGCCTGAACaccatgaaacaacaaccatctgTCATGATGACAAACGCCAGTTTGGCGGAACAAAAAGATTGATCGAAGAAAGACCCGAGGATTCTCCAATCAAGTCCATCAACTTAGGTTGGAACAGCCCACAAAATGGCATTATAGGACCACCCTTTTGGTCAATTCCACCCCTTCTTCCTACTGTGTCTTGCAGTCTTGGAGCTTTGTTATCCAAGCTGCCTTCTGTCATCCCATCTTATAGCGTTAGCGAACCTCCTGAAATAAACATCATCAACCAGACCAACAATACAAACCAAAGAGGAAAGGCCGATAATGGAGGTTCGTTCGGTGAAGTTCCCATTGCTGAGACAAAAATAGAAGCTTCAAATCAATTGGAAGCTGCTGATGAGGAGAAGCCAAGAACTGTAAAAGCTAATTTAGTGCTACAAGATGATGCTGTAGTAGAACTAGGATTTGGACCTCTCAAAGACTGA
- the LOC107958150 gene encoding uncharacterized protein isoform X1, with protein MEAGLPMLNCLLQHTLRSLCSYSDSSSSSSSSSSKWVYAVFWRILPRNYPPPKWDYGGSALDRSKGNKRNWILVWEDGFCDFHECERAGSGYVKGRFGADIFFKMSHEVYNYGEGLVGKIAADNSHKWVHKEIPNENDPGFISSWNMSIEPQPKAWTSQFNSGIQTIAIISVREGIIQLGSLDKMVEDLNLVISIQRKFSYLQSIPGVFAIQRPYLPIQHPYALKPNNQMPEHHETTTICHDDKRQFGGTKRLIEERPEDSPIKSINLGWNSPQNGIIGPPFWSIPPLLPTVSCSLGALLSKLPSVIPSYSVSEPPEINIINQTNNTNQRGKADNGGSFGEVPIAETKIEASNQLEAADEEKPRTVKANLVLQDDAVVELGFGPLKD; from the exons ATGGAAGCTGGACTTCCAATGCTTAACTGTCTCTTGCAGCACACGCTACGGAGCTTGTGTTCATattcagattcttcttcttcttcttcttcttcttcatcaaagTGGGTTTATGCAGTGTTTTGGAGGATACtgcctcgaaattatccaccacCAAA GTGGGATTATGGAGGGAGTGCACTTGATCGTTCCAAAGGAAACAAAAGAAACTG GATTCTTGTATGGGAAGATGGGTTTTGTGATTTCCATGAATGTGAGCGTGCTGGAAGTGGTTATGTAAAGGGAAGGTTTGGAGCTGATATTTTCTTCAAAATGTCACATGAAGTTTATAACTATGGAGAAGG ATTAGTAGGGAAAATTGCAGCAGATAACAGTCACAAATGGGTGCATAAAGAAATCCCAAATGAAAATGATCCAGGCTTCATCTCCTCCTGGAATATGTCTATTGAACCT CAGCCAAAGGCATGGACATCACAGTTCAATTCAGGCATTCAG ACAATTGCCATCATTTCTGTCAGAGAAGGGATCATTCAACTTGGTTCATTGGACAAG ATGGTGGAAGATCTTAATCTGGTGATCAGCATACAGAGGAAATTCAGCTATCTCCAGAGTATACCTGGTGTATTCGCCATTCAAAGACCATACTTGCCGATTCAACATCCGTACGCCCTTAAACCAAATAACCAGATGCCTGAACaccatgaaacaacaaccatctgTCATGATGACAAACGCCAGTTTGGCGGAACAAAAAGATTGATCGAAGAAAGACCCGAGGATTCTCCAATCAAGTCCATCAACTTAGGTTGGAACAGCCCACAAAATGGCATTATAGGACCACCCTTTTGGTCAATTCCACCCCTTCTTCCTACTGTGTCTTGCAGTCTTGGAGCTTTGTTATCCAAGCTGCCTTCTGTCATCCCATCTTATAGCGTTAGCGAACCTCCTGAAATAAACATCATCAACCAGACCAACAATACAAACCAAAGAGGAAAGGCCGATAATGGAGGTTCGTTCGGTGAAGTTCCCATTGCTGAGACAAAAATAGAAGCTTCAAATCAATTGGAAGCTGCTGATGAGGAGAAGCCAAGAACTGTAAAAGCTAATTTAGTGCTACAAGATGATGCTGTAGTAGAACTAGGATTTGGACCTCTCAAAGACTGA
- the LOC107961295 gene encoding extensin, protein MSISGIHGLPLEVTVVGCYNLEDKEWVSRQDPYVCLEYGSARYRTKTCTDGGKNPTFQEKFIFTLIEGLRELNVAVWNSNTLVADDLIGTGRIQLHKVLSQGFEDCTWPLQSKTGRHSGEVRLIMHYPNAQQPEKFKTKGAPSFPEYAPSAPFTQVLPYSHPPAALYPSTMPYATPPLSYNSYPPPSTATYQPSPYAGYPPQAPSASYPPQVYPPPPQPSTYYPPAPTAIYPPPPY, encoded by the exons ATGTCGATCTCTGGAATCCATGGCCTGCCTTTAGAGGTTACAG TTGTTGGATGTTACAACTTGGAAGACAAAGAATGGGTATCAAGGCAGGATCCTTATGTTTGTCTTGAATATGGGAGTGCCAGGTACCGAACCAAAACCTGCACAG ATGGAGGGAAGAACCCTACTTTCCAAGAGAAGTTCATTTTCACACTCATTGAAGGGCTAAGGGAGTTGAATGTGGCGGTTTGGAACAGCAACACTCTGGTTGCTGATGATCTTATTGGCACTGGAAG GATTCAACTCCACAAAGTTCTTTCCCAGGGTTTTGAAGATTGCACCTGGCCTCTTCAAAGCAAAACCGGCAG GCATTCAGGAGAAGTCAGActcataatgcactaccccaatgCCCAA CAACCCGAAAAGTTCAAGACAAAAGGAGCTCCATCGTTTCCTGAATATGCACCATCAGCCCCCTTCACCCAGGTCTTACCATACAGTCATCCACCAGCAGCACTATATCCGAGTACGATGCCATATGCAACCCCTCCATTGTCTTACAATTCATATCCTCCGCCTAGTACAGCAACGTATCAGCCATCTCCATACGCTGGTTATCCTCCACAGGCCCCTTCTGCGAGCTATCCTCCACAAGTATACCCACCTCCCCCTCAGCCATCTACTTATTATCCACCAG CTCCGACTGCAATCTATCCTCCGCCGCCCTATTGA